From one Aquicella lusitana genomic stretch:
- the glyS gene encoding glycine--tRNA ligase subunit beta — protein sequence MKRDDFLIEILTEELPPKALAKLADAFRAGIEEGLQKAGLAFTKIKSYATPRRLAVLVEELAAEQPDQMVERRGPAKSAAFDAEGHPSKACIGFARSCGVAPESLITISNDQGEWVGFRQHVRGKSVSELMPEIAEQSIATLPIPKRMRWGEGDSQFVRPVLSVIMLYGDQVMDATLLGCPANRVTRGHRFHAPEWITIPHAAAYESLLETEGYVVADFVKRRQLVRQKAVDCVNKELQSKGEVYISSDAFLDEVTGLVEWPVALCGKLDSIYLKLPEEVLISSMEDHQRYFPVKDHQGKLLPYFVTISNIQSHEPQRVIHGNERVLRARLADAAFFYDTDQKESLAERVERLKGIIFQAKLGTLYEKAERISKLAAFIAQKTDASIDEATRAGMLAKTDLTTNMVGEFPELQGVMGYYYAIHDGESDNIAKAMKEHYLPRFAGDRLPENAIGQALSIADRVDTLTGAFGIHQIPTGDKDPYGLRRAALGILRILIEKTIDLDLKPVMEFAASCYEQKLSNPETVQQVLAFIQERMRSWCLESGVPADVFAAVAAIQITNPYDAYKRIKAVQSFKQLNEAEALSVANKRVSNILAKYADTIDAKQINRDFFENESEQELARQLEFKSRTIEALSQSGNYNEILLQLAELRQPVDDFFDHVMVMTEDKARRENRILLLGKLRALFLQVADIALLQS from the coding sequence ATGAAGCGCGATGATTTTCTCATTGAAATTCTCACAGAAGAATTGCCGCCTAAAGCATTGGCGAAGCTTGCCGATGCCTTTCGCGCAGGCATAGAAGAAGGGTTGCAAAAAGCGGGTCTTGCGTTTACAAAAATTAAATCCTATGCCACCCCGCGTCGTCTTGCCGTATTGGTAGAAGAATTGGCTGCCGAACAGCCGGATCAAATGGTCGAACGCAGAGGGCCTGCCAAAAGTGCCGCATTTGATGCAGAAGGCCATCCTTCCAAGGCCTGCATTGGATTTGCGCGTTCCTGTGGTGTTGCGCCCGAATCGCTTATTACCATTAGTAATGATCAGGGAGAATGGGTAGGTTTCAGGCAGCATGTGCGCGGAAAATCCGTCAGTGAATTGATGCCGGAGATTGCTGAACAATCCATCGCAACCTTGCCTATCCCAAAGCGCATGCGCTGGGGCGAAGGGGATTCGCAATTCGTGCGGCCCGTGCTTTCAGTCATCATGCTTTATGGCGACCAGGTAATGGATGCGACGTTATTGGGCTGCCCTGCTAATCGGGTGACGCGTGGACACCGTTTCCATGCACCTGAATGGATCACGATTCCACATGCCGCCGCCTATGAATCCTTGTTGGAAACGGAAGGGTATGTGGTCGCCGATTTTGTCAAGCGTCGTCAACTGGTTCGTCAAAAAGCGGTTGATTGCGTGAATAAAGAATTGCAATCGAAAGGCGAGGTTTATATTTCAAGTGATGCGTTTCTTGATGAAGTAACGGGCTTGGTTGAATGGCCTGTTGCGCTCTGCGGCAAGCTTGATTCGATTTATTTAAAGTTGCCTGAAGAAGTACTCATTTCTTCAATGGAAGATCATCAGCGTTATTTTCCCGTGAAAGATCATCAGGGAAAATTGCTCCCCTATTTTGTGACTATTAGCAACATCCAAAGCCATGAACCGCAGCGTGTGATTCATGGTAATGAGCGGGTGTTGCGTGCGCGTCTTGCCGATGCTGCGTTTTTTTATGACACGGACCAGAAAGAAAGCTTGGCTGAGCGGGTTGAGCGTTTAAAGGGAATTATCTTTCAGGCGAAGCTTGGTACGTTATATGAAAAAGCCGAACGCATTAGCAAGCTTGCCGCTTTTATTGCCCAAAAAACCGACGCTTCAATTGATGAAGCAACGCGGGCCGGCATGCTGGCAAAAACCGATCTAACGACCAATATGGTAGGCGAATTTCCTGAGCTGCAGGGTGTGATGGGGTATTATTATGCCATTCATGACGGTGAATCCGATAATATCGCTAAGGCCATGAAGGAACACTACCTGCCGCGCTTTGCGGGCGATAGACTACCTGAAAATGCGATTGGACAGGCGCTCTCGATTGCAGATCGTGTTGATACGTTAACAGGTGCGTTTGGTATTCATCAGATACCTACGGGCGATAAGGATCCTTATGGTTTACGCCGCGCGGCGCTTGGAATTTTGCGCATCCTAATTGAAAAAACAATAGATTTGGATTTGAAACCTGTGATGGAATTTGCTGCTTCATGTTATGAGCAGAAATTAAGTAATCCCGAAACAGTGCAGCAAGTGCTCGCGTTTATTCAAGAAAGAATGCGTTCCTGGTGCTTGGAGTCAGGAGTGCCTGCGGATGTGTTTGCTGCGGTCGCTGCGATCCAGATTACCAATCCTTACGATGCTTATAAACGCATCAAAGCCGTACAATCCTTCAAGCAATTAAACGAAGCGGAAGCATTGAGTGTTGCCAATAAACGCGTCAGCAATATTTTGGCAAAATATGCTGATACCATTGACGCCAAACAGATTAACCGCGATTTTTTTGAAAACGAATCCGAACAGGAATTAGCCCGACAGCTTGAATTTAAAAGCCGCACTATCGAGGCATTATCGCAATCAGGAAACTACAATGAGATATTGCTGCAGTTAGCAGAATTGCGCCAGCCAGTCGATGATTTTTTTGATCATGTCATGGTAATGACGGAAGATAAAGCGCGGCGTGAAAATCGTATTTTACTGTTGGGCAAGCTGCGCGCGCTATTCTTGCAAGTAGCAGACATTGCGTTGTTGCAGTCTTAG
- the glyQ gene encoding glycine--tRNA ligase subunit alpha — translation MDLANTKTFQGLISALQNFWGSKGCVLMQPVDLEVGAGTFHIASFLGAIGPEPWRAAYVQPSRRPADGRYGENPNRVQRHHQFQVVLKPSPADIQDLYLASLRTLGVDTLVDDIRFVEDNWESPTLGAWGLGWEVWLNGMEVTQFTYFQQVGGLECKPVTGEITYGLERLAMALQGVDNIYDLVWCVGPQGVVTYGDVCHQTEVEMSKYNFEMADVDMLFKDFHFYEKESLRLIEAGLPLPAYEMVMKASHAFNLLDARRAISVTERQHHILKIRRLAKAVAESYYQAREALGFPLLQGKNNEAR, via the coding sequence ATGGACTTAGCGAATACTAAAACTTTTCAAGGGCTTATTTCTGCGCTGCAGAATTTTTGGGGCAGCAAGGGTTGCGTGCTCATGCAGCCGGTCGATCTGGAAGTGGGAGCCGGTACTTTTCATATTGCAAGTTTTCTGGGAGCCATTGGCCCTGAGCCTTGGCGTGCTGCCTATGTGCAGCCAAGCCGACGACCTGCGGATGGCCGTTATGGTGAAAATCCAAACCGTGTCCAGCGGCACCATCAGTTTCAAGTTGTGCTGAAGCCTTCACCTGCCGATATTCAGGATCTTTATCTGGCTTCCTTGCGCACGCTTGGAGTAGATACGCTTGTAGATGATATACGTTTCGTCGAAGACAATTGGGAGTCACCTACGCTGGGTGCCTGGGGCCTGGGCTGGGAAGTCTGGTTGAATGGCATGGAGGTAACACAGTTTACTTATTTTCAGCAAGTAGGCGGGCTGGAATGTAAACCCGTAACGGGTGAGATTACCTATGGCCTGGAACGGCTGGCGATGGCGTTGCAGGGCGTTGACAATATTTATGACCTGGTCTGGTGTGTGGGGCCGCAAGGCGTCGTGACCTATGGTGACGTTTGCCATCAGACAGAAGTCGAAATGTCAAAATACAATTTTGAAATGGCGGACGTGGACATGCTTTTCAAGGATTTTCATTTTTACGAAAAAGAAAGTTTGCGGTTAATCGAAGCAGGCTTGCCTTTGCCAGCGTATGAAATGGTCATGAAAGCGTCGCATGCGTTTAATTTGCTAGATGCGCGTCGCGCTATTTCAGTGACCGAGCGTCAGCATCATATTTTAAAGATACGCCGCCTCGCCAAGGCGGTGGCGGAAAGTTATTATCAGGCACGCGAAGCCCTCGGTTTCCCTTTGCTGCAAGGAAAAAATAATGAAGCGCGATGA
- a CDS encoding M3 family metallopeptidase → MLNPPFSQSDLPRFKAIDPVKIKPEISTLLEKNKQKINGLLSSAGPFTWDNLMQPLEDLSDELSKIWSPISHLHAVMESDELRKAYNETVPLITEYHTQLSQNEKLFQAIQSLIRSPDFEMLSPAQKKIIENDLRDFRLAGVHLPADQKERMATLQKELTQLMTKYSENVMDATQSWTLHITDPYQLEGLPPQALQLAIDNAKRRGLEGYVFTLDYPSYSTAVRFLRDRELRKQLYEAYSTRASDQGPMAGKWDNTAIMEKILKVRHEIAQLVGFKNYAEYSLATKMAKTPDEVLHFLHDLLIRSKAIAEKEYEEVRQLAKSLDNLSALEIWDVSYYSEKLQELKFKFSQEDFRPYFPIQKVLDGMFTLVNKLYGIHIREEKNIEVWHPHVRFFSIHDDKNELRGGFYIDLYARPHKRDGAWMDECRVRRLLDGKGIQHPIAYLTCNFMPPVDGLPGLLTHDDVLTLFHEFGHCLHHMLTKVDYPSVAGINGVPWDAVEFPSQFMENYCWEKESLSLISGHYETGEPLPDELYQKMIAAKHFQTGLQMVRQLEFAIFDFRLHLEYDPAKSGEGEPQTQLILNDVRKNTSVIPVPAFNRFQHSFSHVFAGSYAAGYYSYKWAEVLSSDAYAKFEEQGIFDRKTGRAFMENILEMGGVRDPMSAFIAFRGREPTIDALLKQNGITKRTAA, encoded by the coding sequence ATGTTGAATCCACCATTCAGCCAATCTGATCTTCCTCGGTTCAAAGCAATTGATCCGGTGAAAATTAAGCCGGAAATCAGCACGTTGCTTGAAAAAAACAAGCAAAAAATCAATGGATTATTATCTTCAGCTGGCCCTTTTACTTGGGACAATTTGATGCAGCCGCTAGAAGACTTAAGCGATGAATTGAGTAAAATTTGGTCACCCATTTCTCATCTGCACGCCGTCATGGAATCAGATGAACTGCGTAAAGCTTATAATGAAACCGTTCCCTTGATCACCGAATATCACACCCAACTTTCACAGAACGAAAAGCTTTTTCAGGCTATCCAGTCTCTCATTCGCAGCCCTGATTTTGAAATGCTGAGCCCCGCGCAAAAAAAAATCATTGAAAATGATTTGCGCGATTTCAGATTAGCAGGTGTTCATCTGCCCGCTGATCAAAAAGAACGAATGGCAACGCTGCAAAAAGAACTCACACAGCTCATGACCAAATATTCAGAAAATGTAATGGACGCAACGCAAAGCTGGACTTTGCACATTACTGATCCCTACCAACTGGAAGGCCTGCCGCCACAAGCCCTGCAGCTCGCGATCGATAATGCAAAACGGCGTGGATTGGAAGGTTATGTTTTCACGCTGGATTATCCTTCTTATTCCACAGCGGTCCGATTTTTACGTGATCGAGAGTTGCGTAAACAGCTTTATGAAGCTTACTCAACACGCGCCTCAGACCAGGGACCGATGGCAGGCAAGTGGGATAATACCGCGATCATGGAAAAAATTCTGAAAGTCCGTCATGAAATCGCACAGCTAGTAGGATTTAAAAACTATGCGGAATATTCGCTCGCCACTAAAATGGCAAAGACACCCGATGAAGTCTTGCATTTTTTGCATGACTTATTGATAAGAAGCAAAGCCATCGCGGAAAAAGAATATGAAGAAGTCAGGCAGCTTGCCAAATCACTGGACAACCTGAGCGCGCTTGAAATCTGGGATGTCTCTTATTATTCCGAAAAACTACAGGAATTAAAGTTCAAATTTTCACAAGAAGATTTCCGTCCTTATTTTCCCATCCAAAAAGTCCTAGACGGTATGTTTACACTTGTTAATAAACTCTATGGCATCCATATTCGCGAAGAGAAAAATATAGAAGTATGGCATCCGCATGTGCGGTTCTTTTCCATTCATGATGATAAAAATGAATTGCGCGGCGGATTCTATATTGATCTTTACGCGCGTCCGCATAAGCGTGACGGCGCATGGATGGATGAATGCCGTGTGCGCCGTTTATTAGATGGAAAAGGTATTCAGCATCCTATCGCTTATCTCACCTGCAATTTCATGCCACCCGTAGACGGCCTTCCGGGTTTATTAACCCATGACGACGTATTGACACTCTTTCATGAATTTGGCCACTGCCTGCATCATATGTTAACTAAAGTGGATTATCCGTCTGTCGCGGGTATTAATGGCGTTCCATGGGACGCTGTCGAATTCCCAAGCCAGTTCATGGAAAATTATTGCTGGGAAAAAGAATCCCTATCCCTGATTTCGGGCCATTATGAAACGGGTGAGCCACTCCCTGACGAACTCTATCAAAAAATGATCGCAGCAAAACATTTCCAGACAGGGCTGCAAATGGTGAGACAGCTTGAATTTGCGATTTTTGATTTTCGCCTGCATCTGGAATACGATCCGGCAAAATCGGGAGAAGGTGAGCCGCAAACACAACTTATTCTAAATGATGTACGCAAAAACACCTCCGTCATCCCTGTGCCTGCTTTCAATCGCTTCCAGCATAGCTTCTCGCATGTTTTTGCTGGCAGTTACGCGGCGGGCTATTACAGCTACAAATGGGCCGAGGTGTTATCGTCTGATGCATATGCCAAATTTGAAGAACAGGGTATTTTTGACCGCAAAACAGGTCGAGCCTTTATGGAAAATATTTTGGAAATGGGTGGTGTACGCGACCCCATGTCAGCTTTTATCGCATTCCGGGGGCGCGAACCCACGATCGATGCCTTACTCAAGCAAAATGGAATCACCAAACGCACAGCAGCTTGA
- a CDS encoding peptide MFS transporter, producing the protein MDAVKSHHPRALPFLFFTEMWERFGFYIAQGLLVLYMTQHYGFSDDISDTISGIFAGLVYISPFVGGFLADRILGFKTSIIWGGFFLIAGYALLALSSTFALFYTALATIIVGNGLFKPNISGLLGTQYAPNDPHRDAGFTIFYIGINIGAALSGLSGYVKNAFGWNITFAMASIGLIIGLITFSFGLKYIKPTQQLKPVTRKFKYQLFLYCILAIIGLSFLLKIHSLANYLLPGAGLVLLVFLVVLTLQQNAEYRKRLLILNTLIVSSIIFWALFLQLFISANLFVDRLVDKNLFGIPLTTTVFYASESVFIILLGPLFAWSWQTLGKNDRNPSPVSKFVIGIFFAGLGFFALSTSTLYPDSAGMIHPLWVFFAYLLITIGELLLSPIGLSAVTLLAPPHLVGMMMGIWFVATGFGGLFAGMIAKIGSVPETAVTNAEKLVIYHTAFLDFAYLAFVVAIVLFFVQLLLKKLTQSS; encoded by the coding sequence ATGGATGCCGTCAAATCGCATCATCCACGGGCGTTGCCATTTTTATTTTTTACAGAAATGTGGGAGCGATTTGGTTTTTACATTGCGCAAGGGTTACTTGTGCTTTACATGACGCAGCACTATGGCTTCTCTGATGATATCAGCGACACCATTTCTGGAATATTTGCAGGACTTGTTTATATTTCGCCTTTCGTAGGCGGCTTCCTGGCGGACAGGATTCTGGGATTCAAAACCTCGATTATCTGGGGAGGTTTTTTTCTGATAGCGGGTTACGCCCTCCTGGCACTGTCATCTACCTTTGCCCTGTTTTATACCGCTCTTGCGACCATTATTGTCGGCAACGGCCTCTTTAAACCCAATATTTCCGGTCTGCTTGGCACCCAATATGCACCCAACGATCCGCATCGGGATGCAGGTTTTACCATTTTTTATATTGGCATTAATATTGGCGCCGCGCTTTCGGGCCTTTCCGGCTATGTCAAAAATGCATTTGGCTGGAATATCACCTTTGCCATGGCGAGCATAGGCTTGATCATTGGGTTAATCACGTTTTCTTTTGGCCTAAAATATATCAAGCCCACACAACAGCTCAAACCCGTTACCCGCAAATTCAAGTATCAGTTATTCCTCTATTGCATACTTGCCATTATCGGGCTCAGTTTTTTACTCAAGATACACTCGCTGGCAAATTATTTGCTGCCCGGAGCAGGCCTTGTGTTGCTCGTCTTTCTTGTCGTCTTGACCCTGCAACAAAATGCCGAATATCGTAAACGCCTGCTTATTCTTAACACGCTGATTGTTTCATCCATTATTTTCTGGGCGTTATTTCTTCAACTATTTATCTCAGCCAATTTATTTGTCGACAGGCTCGTGGACAAAAACCTGTTTGGTATCCCGCTGACAACGACTGTGTTTTATGCCTCTGAAAGTGTATTCATTATTTTGCTGGGCCCCCTCTTTGCCTGGTCATGGCAGACACTTGGCAAGAATGACCGGAATCCCTCACCTGTTAGCAAATTTGTCATTGGTATTTTCTTTGCCGGTCTTGGATTCTTCGCGCTCAGCACGAGCACACTGTATCCGGATAGCGCAGGCATGATTCATCCGTTGTGGGTATTTTTTGCCTATCTACTCATTACCATCGGCGAATTATTACTTTCCCCCATTGGCTTATCTGCCGTTACCTTGCTTGCTCCTCCTCACTTGGTGGGCATGATGATGGGCATCTGGTTTGTAGCGACTGGATTTGGCGGCCTTTTCGCTGGCATGATTGCAAAGATTGGCAGTGTGCCCGAAACGGCAGTCACTAACGCAGAAAAATTAGTCATTTATCATACAGCTTTTCTCGACTTCGCTTATTTGGCTTTCGTTGTGGCAATAGTATTATTTTTCGTGCAGCTGCTGCTAAAAAAATTGACTCAATCGTCATAG
- the efp gene encoding elongation factor P: MSMYGLNEIRSGMKLIIDGDPCVVVDNEFVKPGKGQAFNRLRYRNLKTGRVIERTYKSGDSIQAADVVEIDAQFLYGDGNEWHFMATETYEQYALHEAEVAEAKLWLKEQAECKLTLWNGTPILVMPSTFVQLKIVETDPGLKGDTAGSGGKPAKLETGAVVRVPLFVQEGEVIKVDTRTGEYVSRVKE, translated from the coding sequence ATGTCAATGTACGGTTTAAATGAAATACGAAGCGGGATGAAACTCATTATTGATGGCGATCCTTGCGTTGTAGTAGACAATGAGTTCGTCAAACCCGGCAAAGGGCAGGCTTTTAACCGCCTACGCTATCGCAATCTTAAGACAGGCCGCGTCATCGAGCGCACCTATAAATCAGGCGACAGCATTCAGGCTGCGGATGTAGTCGAAATTGACGCGCAGTTTCTCTATGGCGACGGTAATGAATGGCATTTCATGGCAACCGAAACGTATGAGCAGTATGCGCTCCATGAAGCAGAAGTCGCTGAAGCCAAGCTCTGGCTCAAAGAGCAAGCCGAATGCAAATTAACCTTATGGAATGGCACGCCTATTCTTGTGATGCCATCCACTTTTGTACAATTAAAAATTGTAGAAACCGATCCAGGCCTGAAAGGCGACACAGCTGGCAGCGGCGGCAAACCAGCCAAATTAGAAACCGGCGCGGTTGTGCGTGTGCCTTTATTCGTTCAGGAAGGTGAAGTAATCAAAGTGGATACTCGCACAGGCGAATATGTGTCCCGGGTGAAGGAATAA
- the epmA gene encoding EF-P lysine aminoacylase EpmA: protein MKTKWQPSAPLKNLQLRAHILSQIRGFFAARNVMEVETPLLCHTSVTDPFIQSIPAFFQAQPRAQTQRYYLQTSPEYAMKRLLAAGSGAIYQITKAFRQGEVGRFHNPEFTMLEWYRPGFDHHDLMNEMDELLQLIFKSPAAERKTYAELFQDFLHIDPHSASIEALRNCAGENHIVVNTELTDRDSWLNLLLSHCIEPQLGKDRPCFIYDFPATQAALARISQDNPPVAARFEVYMQGIELANGFHELQDAHEQRRRFEKNLATRKQQGLEEVVIDEYFLAALEQGLPDCAGVALGIDRLVMLATSSSQIAEVLSFDFSRA, encoded by the coding sequence ATGAAAACAAAATGGCAGCCTTCGGCTCCCTTAAAAAACCTGCAGCTTCGTGCACATATCTTAAGCCAGATTCGCGGTTTTTTTGCGGCACGCAACGTGATGGAAGTGGAAACACCGCTGCTCTGTCATACATCGGTAACGGATCCGTTTATCCAAAGCATCCCTGCGTTTTTCCAGGCGCAACCCCGCGCACAGACTCAACGCTACTACCTGCAAACCTCGCCTGAATACGCCATGAAGCGGTTACTGGCGGCAGGCAGCGGCGCAATTTATCAAATCACAAAAGCCTTCAGGCAAGGCGAGGTTGGGCGCTTTCATAATCCGGAATTTACCATGCTGGAATGGTACCGGCCTGGCTTTGACCATCATGACTTGATGAATGAAATGGATGAATTGCTGCAACTGATATTTAAATCACCCGCAGCAGAGCGTAAAACTTATGCGGAATTATTTCAGGACTTTCTGCATATTGACCCCCATTCCGCCAGTATAGAAGCATTGCGAAACTGCGCGGGTGAAAATCATATTGTAGTCAATACCGAGCTAACCGATCGCGACAGCTGGCTTAACTTATTGCTTTCGCACTGCATTGAACCGCAGCTTGGCAAGGATCGCCCTTGCTTTATCTATGACTTCCCCGCCACACAAGCAGCGCTTGCGCGAATCAGCCAGGACAATCCGCCCGTAGCGGCCCGCTTTGAAGTGTACATGCAAGGGATTGAACTCGCGAACGGATTCCACGAATTACAGGATGCGCACGAACAGCGTCGACGCTTTGAAAAAAATCTTGCCACGCGCAAACAACAAGGACTGGAAGAAGTAGTAATAGATGAATATTTTCTTGCCGCGCTGGAACAAGGCTTGCCTGATTGTGCAGGCGTTGCATTGGGAATCGATCGGCTGGTCATGCTGGCAACCAGCAGTAGTCAAATCGCGGAAGTATTAAGTTTTGATTTCTCTCGCGCTTAA